Proteins from a single region of Primulina tabacum isolate GXHZ01 chromosome 5, ASM2559414v2, whole genome shotgun sequence:
- the LOC142545936 gene encoding tubulin beta-6 chain-like, producing MREILHIQGGQCGNQIGSKFWEVICDEHGVDPTGKFGGDGSSDTQLERINVYFNEASGGRYVPRAVLMDLEPGTMDAIRSGTFGQIFRPDNFVFGQSGAGNNWAKGHYTEGAELIDSVLDVVRKEAENCDCLQGFQVCHSLGGGTGSGMGTLLISKIREEYPDRMMLTFSVFPSPKVSDTVVEPYNATLSVHQLVENADECMVLDNEALYDICFRTLKLSTPSFGDLNHLISATMSGVTCCLRFPGQLNSDLRKLAVNLIPFPRLHFFMVGFAPLTSRGSQQYISLTVPELTQQMWDAKNMMCAADPRHGRYLTASAMFRGKMSTKEVDEQMLNVQNKNSSYFVEWIPNNVKSSACDIPPRGLKMASTFIGNSTSIQEMFRRVSEQFTAMFRRKAFLHWYTGEGMDEMEFTEAESNMNDLVAEYQQYQDATADDDEEYEHEGGEEAYEG from the exons ATGAGGGAAATCTTGCACATTCAGGGAGGGCAATGCGGAAACCAGATCGGATCAAAATTCTGGGAAGTGATTTGCGATGAGCACGGTGTGGACCCGACCGGGAAATTCGGCGGAGACGGATCGTCCGACACTCAGTTGGAACGGATAAATGTCTACTTCAACGAAGCGTCGGGTGGGAGGTATGTGCCTCGTGCGGTGCTCATGGATCTCGAGCCTGGGACAATGGATGCTATTAGATCCGGCACGTTTGGACAGATATTCCGCCCCGATAACTTTGTGTTTGGACAGTCTGGTGCCGGGAATAATTGGGCTAAGGGACATTATACCGAGGGAGCGGAGTTGATTGATTCGGTGCTTGATGTTGTCAGGAAAGAGGCTGAAAATTGTGATTGCTTGCAAG GGTTCCAGGTTTGCCATTCACTGGGAGGCGGCACAGGATCTGGCATGGGTACCCTCTTGATTTCAAAGATCAGAGAGGAATATCCAGACAGGATGATGCTTACATTTTCTGTTTTCCCTTCGCCGAAGGTCTCCGACACTGTTGTAGAACCATATAATGCTACACTTTCTGTGCACCAGTTGGTGGAGAACGCAGATGAATGCATGGTACTTGACAATGAAGCCCTCTATGACATCTGTTTCAGGACGTTGAAGCTTAGCACTCCTAGCT TTGGAGACTTGAACCACTTGATCTCTGCAACTATGAGTGGAGTAACCTGTTGTTTGAGGTTCCCTGGTCAGCTCAATTCTGATCTCAGAAAACTCGCAGTGAACTTGATACCTTTCCCACGACTCCATTTCTTCATGGTGGGATTCGCCCCCCTCACCTCTCGTGGATCCCAGCAATACATCTCTCTGACCGTTCCCGAGCTAACTCAACAAATGTGGGATGCCAAGAACATGATGTGTGCTGCTGATCCTCGTCATGGTCGCTATCTGACTGCCTCTGCCATGTTCCGTGGGAAAATGAGCACCAAAGAGGTGGATGAACAAATGCTCAACGTGCAGAACAAGAACTCGTCATACTTCGTTGAGTGGATCCCAAACAATGTGAAATCTAGTGCGTGTGACATCCCACCTCGAGGTCTTAAAATGGCATCCACTTTCATTGGAAATTCGACATCAATTCAAGAAATGTTTAGGAGAGTGAGTGAACAGTTCACTGCCATGTTCCGTAGGAAGGCCTTCTTGCACTGGTACACCGGGGAAGGCATGGATGAAATGGAGTTCACTGAAGCTGAGAGTAACATGAATGATCTGGTGGCCGAGTACCAGCAATATCAAGATGCTACTGCGGATGACGATGAAGAGTATGAACACGAAGGGGGTGAAGAGGCCTACGAAGGTTAA
- the LOC142544655 gene encoding uncharacterized protein LOC142544655 isoform X2 produces the protein MNSANEKWFDETTSNSFLFASATQDELSVSQILLGLENLTPFPRFIWGCRKRRSCLDAAPSAPASVPIAEEEIEVRRSLAEEAAAAAATSSPATPLSFSPSEPDGKSKRSSKKILKKRALKTRQSKEESQRDMGRFLNLGIDFIQHDETIKLLICSNSSVISDCS, from the exons ATGAATTCAGCGAACGAAAAATGGTTCGATGAAACAACGAGTAATAGCTTTTTGTTTGCTTCTGCTACACAGGACGAATTGTCCGTCTCTCAGATTCTTCTGGGGCTTGAAAATCTGACCCCGTTTCCGAGATTCATCTGGGGTTGCAGAAAGAGGAGATCTTGCCTGGATGCGGCTCCGTCTGCGCCAGCCTCGGTTCCGATTGCAGAAGAAGAGATTGAAGTCAGAAGGTCACTGGCTGAGgaagcggcggcggcggcggccaCTTCCAGTCCCGCCACTCCGCTCTCTTTCTCGCCTAGTGAGCCTGATGGAAAGTCCAAGCGTTCTTCGAAGAAGATTTTGAAGAAAAGG GCACTAAAAACTCGCCAAAGTAAAGAAGAGTCTCAAAGGGACATGGGCAGATTTTTGAATCTTGGAATTGATTTTATCCAACATGATGAAACTATCAAGTTGCTCATCTGCAGCAATTCGTCGGTTATATCGGACTgctcataa
- the LOC142544655 gene encoding uncharacterized protein LOC142544655 isoform X1, protein MNSANEKWFDETTSNSFLFASATQDELSVSQILLGLENLTPFPRFIWGCRKRRSCLDAAPSAPASVPIAEEEIEVRRSLAEEAAAAAATSSPATPLSFSPSEPDGKSKRSSKKILKKRISLPMILQSRAEFINKIEELTKHGEWREVENVRETNKRVESPELNQRNKRH, encoded by the exons ATGAATTCAGCGAACGAAAAATGGTTCGATGAAACAACGAGTAATAGCTTTTTGTTTGCTTCTGCTACACAGGACGAATTGTCCGTCTCTCAGATTCTTCTGGGGCTTGAAAATCTGACCCCGTTTCCGAGATTCATCTGGGGTTGCAGAAAGAGGAGATCTTGCCTGGATGCGGCTCCGTCTGCGCCAGCCTCGGTTCCGATTGCAGAAGAAGAGATTGAAGTCAGAAGGTCACTGGCTGAGgaagcggcggcggcggcggccaCTTCCAGTCCCGCCACTCCGCTCTCTTTCTCGCCTAGTGAGCCTGATGGAAAGTCCAAGCGTTCTTCGAAGAAGATTTTGAAGAAAAGG ATTAGTTTACCTATGATTTTGCAGTCAAGGGCGGAGTTCATCAATAAGATTGAAGAGTTAACCAAGCATGGAGAGTGGCGA GAGGTGGAAAATGTGAGAGAAACAAATAAACGAGTTGAAAGCCCAGAACTCAACCAACGAAACAAGAG GCACTAA
- the LOC142544655 gene encoding uncharacterized protein LOC142544655 isoform X3, protein MNSANEKWFDETTSNSFLFASATQDELSVSQILLGLENLTPFPRFIWGCRKRRSCLDAAPSAPASVPIAEEEIEVRRSLAEEAAAAAATSSPATPLSFSPSEPDGKSKRSSKKILKKRISLPMILQSRAEFINKIEELTKHGEWREGGGKCERNK, encoded by the exons ATGAATTCAGCGAACGAAAAATGGTTCGATGAAACAACGAGTAATAGCTTTTTGTTTGCTTCTGCTACACAGGACGAATTGTCCGTCTCTCAGATTCTTCTGGGGCTTGAAAATCTGACCCCGTTTCCGAGATTCATCTGGGGTTGCAGAAAGAGGAGATCTTGCCTGGATGCGGCTCCGTCTGCGCCAGCCTCGGTTCCGATTGCAGAAGAAGAGATTGAAGTCAGAAGGTCACTGGCTGAGgaagcggcggcggcggcggccaCTTCCAGTCCCGCCACTCCGCTCTCTTTCTCGCCTAGTGAGCCTGATGGAAAGTCCAAGCGTTCTTCGAAGAAGATTTTGAAGAAAAGG ATTAGTTTACCTATGATTTTGCAGTCAAGGGCGGAGTTCATCAATAAGATTGAAGAGTTAACCAAGCATGGAGAGTGGCGA GAAGGAGGTGGAAAATGTGAGAGAAACAAATAA